In the Haloferula helveola genome, one interval contains:
- a CDS encoding YiiX/YebB-like N1pC/P60 family cysteine hydrolase — protein sequence MIRFSPSFICLLAFAFGPVVAEAGSIRKPAAEKRYNFRDGDIVLQGNAGPQSDAVRAATGSPYTHCGVVFQHEGKWMVMEAVQPVRTTPLEQFIDRSLAGTFRAYRLRETVGADAVAKARAWATKQAGKNYDVRFQWNDTELYCSEFVWKLYEQAGVELCPKRAFRTYNLDDPAVKQIIEQRYGGRANLPLDEPAVAPGDIATSKLLIEAPRIETKKMR from the coding sequence ATGATCCGGTTTTCCCCATCCTTCATCTGCCTGCTGGCTTTCGCCTTCGGCCCCGTCGTCGCCGAAGCAGGCTCGATCCGAAAGCCGGCCGCCGAAAAACGCTACAACTTCCGCGACGGCGACATCGTTCTGCAAGGCAACGCCGGCCCGCAATCGGATGCCGTCCGGGCCGCCACCGGTTCGCCCTACACCCACTGCGGCGTCGTTTTTCAACACGAGGGCAAGTGGATGGTGATGGAGGCCGTCCAGCCGGTGCGGACGACCCCGCTCGAGCAATTCATCGACCGCAGCCTCGCCGGGACCTTCCGCGCCTACCGGCTGCGCGAAACCGTCGGAGCCGATGCCGTCGCCAAAGCCCGCGCTTGGGCCACCAAACAGGCGGGCAAGAACTACGACGTCCGCTTCCAGTGGAACGACACCGAGCTCTACTGCTCCGAGTTCGTCTGGAAGCTCTACGAGCAGGCCGGCGTCGAGCTCTGCCCGAAGCGTGCGTTCCGCACCTACAACCTCGATGATCCCGCGGTGAAACAAATCATCGAGCAACGCTACGGCGGCCGCGCCAACCTGCCGCTCGACGAACCCGCCGTCGCCCCGGGCGACATCGCGACCTCCAAGCTCCTCATCGAGGCACCGCGGATCGAGACGAAGAAGATGCGCTGA
- the murA gene encoding UDP-N-acetylglucosamine 1-carboxyvinyltransferase translates to MDKLLVHGGAPIHGAITISGSKNASLPILAAALLTENDVVIRRVPDVSDTNYMVQILTGLGADVERFSGTVRVTAADISDTAPYDIVRRMRASVCMMGPLLARKRRCVVALPGGCVIGDRPIDLHIRGLEALGAKAAVEGGNVTLSAPDGLKGATVDLCGENGPTVLGTDNVMMAATLAEGITTITSAACEPEVIDLADFLNSMGAKVSGAGTPVITIEGVEKLHGTVHNVIPDRIEAGTFMAAAALAGEGVTLRRVNEGHLSAITSALRKAGHQVHFNDTGDACTVHRGDTPMPAEIVTEPYPGYPTDMQAQMTALFVTTPGTSIVVDTIFPQRFMHCAELKRMGADISVTDGKAVITGVEGLSGAPVMASDLRASAALVLAGLTAKGTTEINRLYHIDRGYEHIDEKLEALGANVERVRI, encoded by the coding sequence ATGGATAAGCTTCTCGTTCACGGCGGTGCTCCGATTCACGGAGCCATCACGATTTCCGGCTCCAAGAACGCCTCCCTGCCGATCCTCGCCGCCGCGCTGCTGACCGAGAACGATGTCGTGATCCGCCGCGTCCCGGACGTGTCGGACACCAACTACATGGTGCAGATCCTGACCGGTCTCGGGGCCGACGTGGAACGTTTCTCCGGCACGGTGCGGGTCACCGCGGCGGACATCTCCGACACGGCGCCGTATGACATCGTCCGCCGCATGCGGGCGTCGGTCTGCATGATGGGCCCCCTGCTCGCCCGCAAGCGTCGCTGCGTGGTCGCGCTGCCAGGCGGCTGCGTCATTGGCGACCGCCCGATCGATCTCCACATCCGCGGACTTGAGGCCCTTGGCGCCAAGGCCGCGGTCGAGGGAGGAAACGTGACGCTTTCCGCGCCCGACGGACTCAAGGGCGCGACGGTCGATCTCTGCGGTGAGAACGGACCGACCGTGCTCGGCACGGACAACGTGATGATGGCCGCCACGCTGGCCGAAGGCATCACCACCATCACCTCCGCCGCCTGCGAACCGGAAGTCATCGACCTCGCCGACTTCCTGAACTCCATGGGAGCCAAGGTCAGCGGCGCCGGCACCCCGGTCATCACGATCGAGGGCGTCGAGAAACTCCATGGCACCGTTCACAACGTCATCCCCGACCGCATCGAGGCCGGCACCTTCATGGCCGCAGCAGCCTTGGCTGGAGAGGGCGTGACCTTGCGCCGCGTCAATGAAGGCCACCTGAGCGCGATCACCTCGGCCCTTCGCAAAGCCGGACACCAAGTGCACTTCAACGACACCGGCGACGCCTGCACCGTGCATCGTGGCGACACGCCGATGCCGGCGGAGATCGTCACCGAGCCCTATCCCGGTTACCCGACCGACATGCAGGCGCAAATGACCGCGCTGTTCGTCACGACCCCGGGAACCAGCATCGTGGTCGATACCATCTTTCCCCAGCGCTTCATGCACTGCGCCGAGCTGAAACGGATGGGTGCCGACATTTCGGTCACCGACGGCAAGGCCGTGATCACCGGCGTCGAAGGCCTCAGCGGCGCACCGGTGATGGCCAGCGACCTCCGGGCCTCCGCCGCGCTCGTGCTTGCCGGCCTGACGGCCAAGGGCACGACCGAGATCAACCGCCTCTACCACATCGACCGCGGCTACGAGCACATCGACGAGAAGCTCGAGGCGCTCGGTGCGAATGTCGAGCGGGTGCGGATTTAG
- the prmC gene encoding peptide chain release factor N(5)-glutamine methyltransferase: protein MTTVLDILDKGTAYLEKRGIAEARRNMQMLVAHQLDCTRMALYLRFDEPMDESDLEPLREALKKRGEGVPVQHLIGSVFFRNHEFACDARALIPRPETEELAEWLTKNVKLADDARILDMGCGSGVLGVSLAHDFPKASVLLADVSSDALALARENAERNGINNVDWVESDLFAAIPTDSTFDLIVANLPYVPEGEAVSREVRHDPALALFSGKDGLDLIRRFVPELANRLNPGGTVALEIGHEQSAEVEALLKGSGLTDVLTLNDLSGIPRFPIARKA, encoded by the coding sequence ATGACCACCGTCCTCGACATTCTCGACAAGGGCACCGCGTATCTTGAGAAGCGCGGGATAGCAGAGGCTCGGAGAAACATGCAGATGCTGGTCGCACACCAGCTCGACTGCACCCGCATGGCGCTCTACCTGCGCTTCGACGAACCGATGGACGAGTCCGATCTCGAACCGCTCCGCGAGGCACTGAAGAAGCGCGGCGAAGGCGTGCCGGTGCAGCACCTCATCGGCAGTGTCTTTTTCCGCAACCACGAGTTCGCCTGCGATGCACGGGCGCTCATCCCGCGACCGGAGACCGAGGAACTCGCCGAGTGGCTGACGAAGAACGTAAAGCTCGCCGATGACGCCCGCATTCTCGACATGGGCTGCGGCTCCGGGGTGCTCGGAGTCTCGTTGGCTCACGACTTCCCGAAAGCGTCGGTGCTGCTGGCCGACGTCTCGTCCGATGCCCTTGCCCTCGCCCGCGAGAATGCCGAGCGGAACGGCATCAACAATGTCGACTGGGTGGAGAGCGATCTCTTCGCCGCGATCCCGACCGACTCGACCTTCGACCTGATTGTCGCCAACCTCCCCTACGTCCCCGAGGGCGAGGCGGTTTCCCGCGAAGTCAGGCACGACCCGGCATTGGCGCTCTTCAGCGGGAAGGACGGGCTCGACCTCATCCGGCGATTCGTTCCCGAGTTGGCCAACCGCCTCAATCCCGGAGGCACGGTCGCCCTCGAAATCGGCCATGAACAATCCGCCGAGGTCGAGGCGCTACTGAAGGGAAGCGGGCTCACGGACGTCTTGACCCTCAACGACCTCTCTGGCATCCCCCGTTTCCCCATCGCCCGCAAGGCGTGA
- a CDS encoding M20 family metallopeptidase, with translation MAVTELLHQLVRIPSVNPDNSPGTEQTGEGWIAAFLSEWLRKIGATVELEEIKPGRPNLIARFAPRDGRPRILLGPHLDTVGIEGMTIEPFSGEVRDGRLWGRGASDTKGPMAAMLWGLRENATALKDAPVAIDFVAFMGEESGQWGSKEFARKYGSEYEFAIVGEPTSLDAVHTTKGSLWATLRTTGKAAHSSQPERGENAVMKLARALDPFETAMSEKLATFTHPILGRSTLNIGVVRGGSRPNIVPDRAEAELDIRITPSLRDAGGALALLRSMTEGTPLEVVNPHENPPMELPADHPWIERIRSVRPATKPVGAPWFSDAAHLSAGGIPSICLGPGSIDQAHTCDEFIDVATLEEGARFFSDFVSKLIIGA, from the coding sequence GTGGCTGTCACCGAACTCCTCCATCAGCTCGTCCGCATTCCGTCGGTCAATCCGGACAACTCGCCCGGCACCGAACAGACCGGCGAAGGCTGGATCGCCGCCTTTCTCTCCGAGTGGCTGCGGAAAATCGGCGCGACCGTCGAGCTCGAGGAAATCAAGCCGGGCCGCCCGAACCTGATCGCCCGCTTCGCTCCGCGCGACGGCCGCCCGCGGATCCTTCTCGGACCGCACCTCGACACGGTCGGTATCGAAGGCATGACCATCGAACCCTTTTCGGGCGAAGTCCGCGACGGTCGCCTGTGGGGTCGCGGCGCCTCCGACACCAAAGGCCCGATGGCCGCCATGCTGTGGGGACTTCGCGAAAATGCCACAGCTCTCAAGGACGCTCCGGTGGCCATCGATTTCGTCGCCTTCATGGGTGAGGAATCCGGTCAGTGGGGATCGAAGGAATTCGCCCGCAAATACGGCTCGGAATACGAGTTCGCGATCGTCGGCGAGCCGACCTCGCTCGACGCGGTCCACACCACCAAAGGATCGCTTTGGGCGACGCTGAGGACGACCGGCAAGGCCGCGCACTCGTCGCAACCGGAACGCGGCGAGAACGCCGTGATGAAGCTGGCCCGCGCTCTCGATCCCTTCGAAACCGCAATGAGCGAGAAGCTCGCCACCTTCACCCACCCGATTCTCGGACGCTCGACACTCAACATCGGCGTTGTCCGTGGCGGCAGCCGGCCGAACATCGTCCCGGACCGGGCCGAGGCCGAGTTGGACATCCGCATCACCCCGAGCCTTCGCGATGCCGGTGGCGCGCTCGCGCTGCTGCGATCGATGACCGAAGGCACACCGCTTGAAGTCGTGAACCCGCACGAGAATCCGCCGATGGAACTCCCGGCCGACCACCCGTGGATCGAGCGCATCCGCTCCGTTCGTCCCGCTACAAAGCCGGTCGGCGCACCATGGTTCTCCGACGCCGCCCACCTGTCGGCCGGCGGCATCCCTTCGATCTGCCTCGGCCCCGGCTCGATCGACCAGGCCCACACCTGCGACGAGTTCATCGACGTCGCCACCCTCGAGGAAGGAGCCCGCTTCTTCTCCGACTTCGTCTCCAAACTGATCATTGGTGCTTGA
- the fusA gene encoding elongation factor G: MTDLSKYRNIGIFAHVDAGKTTTTERILKLTGKIHKLGEVHDGAATTDFMEQEQERGITIQSAATTCFWPGKDQQWAKEPFRFNIIDTPGHVDFTVEVYRSLKVLDGGVGVFCGSGGVEPQSETNWRYANESEVARIIYVNKLDRIGADFYRVVDQVKNVLGAKPLVMVLPIGTESDFVGVVDLLEEKAYYWDDSGLPENYEIKDIPDDLKDKAAQYRAELIETAVEQDDDVMEQYLEGNEPDVATIKKCIRKGTINLSFFPTYCGSAFKNKGVQNLLDAVVDYLPSPTEVEPQPEVDEEGNETGNFATVDPNGPLRALAFKIMDDRFGALTFTRIYSGKINKGDTILNSFTGKTERVGRMVEMHANDRNEIDSCQAGDIIAIVGLKNVQTGHTLCDEKNPATLEPMVFPDPVISMAVSAKDKANAEKMSVAIGKMVAEDPSFRVESDEETGETILKGMGELHLDIKVDILKRTHKVEVEVGAPQVAYRETITKPVSDSYTHKKQSGGSGQFAKIDYTIEPLQPGDGFVFESSVVGGNVPKEYIPAVEKGFKNSIEKGPLAGYPCLDFKVTLTDGGFHAVDSSAVAFEIASKAAYRQTMPKAGPQILEPIMKLDVFIPEEKVGDVIGDLNRRRGMIQGQEPTPTGVRVKAEAPLSEMFGYIGDLRTMTSGRGQFSMEFSHYAACPKNIADDVIAAAKKREEERQKK; encoded by the coding sequence ATGACGGACCTCAGCAAATACAGAAACATCGGCATTTTCGCCCACGTCGATGCCGGTAAGACCACCACCACCGAGCGGATTCTGAAGCTCACCGGGAAGATTCACAAGCTGGGTGAAGTGCACGACGGCGCAGCGACCACCGACTTCATGGAGCAGGAGCAGGAGCGCGGCATTACCATTCAGTCTGCCGCCACCACCTGCTTCTGGCCTGGTAAGGACCAGCAGTGGGCGAAGGAGCCTTTCCGCTTCAACATCATCGATACCCCCGGTCACGTTGACTTCACCGTGGAGGTTTACCGTTCGCTGAAGGTTCTCGACGGTGGCGTGGGTGTGTTCTGCGGATCTGGCGGTGTGGAGCCCCAGTCGGAAACGAACTGGCGCTACGCCAACGAGTCGGAAGTCGCCCGGATCATCTACGTCAACAAGCTCGACCGTATCGGCGCCGACTTCTACCGCGTGGTCGATCAGGTCAAGAACGTGCTTGGCGCCAAGCCGCTCGTCATGGTCCTGCCGATCGGCACCGAGAGCGACTTCGTCGGAGTCGTCGATCTCCTCGAGGAGAAGGCCTACTACTGGGATGACTCCGGTCTCCCGGAAAACTACGAGATCAAGGACATCCCGGACGATCTCAAGGACAAGGCCGCCCAGTACCGCGCCGAGCTCATCGAGACCGCGGTCGAGCAGGACGACGACGTGATGGAGCAGTATCTCGAAGGCAACGAGCCCGACGTCGCGACCATCAAGAAGTGCATCCGCAAGGGCACGATCAACCTTTCCTTCTTCCCGACCTACTGCGGTTCCGCTTTCAAGAACAAGGGTGTGCAGAACCTGCTCGACGCCGTGGTCGACTACCTCCCGAGCCCGACCGAGGTCGAGCCGCAGCCCGAGGTGGACGAGGAAGGCAACGAGACCGGCAACTTCGCCACCGTCGATCCGAACGGCCCGCTGCGCGCGCTGGCATTCAAGATCATGGACGACCGCTTCGGCGCCCTGACCTTCACCCGCATTTACTCGGGTAAGATCAACAAGGGTGACACGATCCTCAACAGCTTCACCGGCAAGACCGAACGGGTCGGCCGGATGGTCGAAATGCACGCCAACGACCGGAACGAGATCGATTCCTGCCAGGCGGGCGATATCATCGCGATCGTCGGTCTCAAGAACGTCCAGACCGGTCACACGCTGTGCGACGAGAAGAACCCGGCCACCCTTGAGCCGATGGTTTTCCCGGATCCGGTCATCTCGATGGCCGTTTCGGCCAAGGACAAGGCCAACGCCGAGAAGATGAGTGTCGCGATCGGCAAGATGGTGGCGGAGGATCCGTCGTTCCGTGTCGAGTCCGACGAGGAAACCGGCGAGACCATCCTCAAGGGGATGGGCGAGCTTCACCTCGACATCAAGGTCGACATCCTCAAGCGGACCCACAAGGTCGAGGTCGAGGTCGGTGCCCCGCAGGTCGCCTACCGCGAAACCATCACCAAGCCGGTTTCCGACAGCTACACCCACAAGAAGCAGTCGGGTGGTTCGGGTCAGTTCGCGAAGATCGATTACACGATCGAGCCTCTTCAGCCCGGTGACGGCTTCGTCTTCGAGTCGTCGGTTGTCGGCGGCAACGTGCCGAAGGAATACATCCCGGCTGTTGAAAAGGGCTTCAAGAATTCGATCGAGAAGGGCCCGCTTGCCGGTTACCCCTGCCTCGACTTCAAGGTGACGCTGACCGACGGCGGCTTCCACGCCGTCGACTCCTCGGCCGTCGCTTTCGAAATCGCCTCCAAGGCAGCCTACCGCCAGACCATGCCGAAGGCCGGTCCGCAGATCCTCGAGCCGATCATGAAGCTCGACGTGTTCATTCCCGAGGAAAAGGTCGGCGACGTGATCGGCGACCTCAACCGCCGCCGGGGTATGATCCAAGGCCAGGAGCCGACGCCGACCGGCGTGCGCGTCAAGGCAGAGGCTCCGCTGAGCGAGATGTTCGGTTACATCGGTGACCTCCGCACCATGACCTCCGGTCGCGGCCAGTTCTCGATGGAGTTCAGTCACTACGCGGCCTGCCCGAAGAACATCGCCGACGACGTCATCGCCGCTGCCAAGAAGCGCGAGGAAGAGCGTCAGAAGAAGTAA
- a CDS encoding ABC transporter ATP-binding protein: protein MDRPLLEIDAVEKRFGNFVAVKGVSLAVEAGETVGLLGVNGAGKTTLMNMILGLITPSGGSIRAFGLDITKHRIEILERTNFCTTYATLPGNLKVHHNLEVFASLYRVKKGKEKVAELLEVLEITHLADKITGRLSAGESTRVNLAKALLNNPQLLLLDEPTASLDPDIADKVRKLVRRIQRERHPAILYTSHNMRDIEEVCDRILFLHEGKILAEGTADEITKKFAGRDLDDVFIKIARKEIEALQA, encoded by the coding sequence ATGGACCGCCCGCTGCTTGAAATCGACGCCGTTGAGAAGCGATTCGGCAATTTTGTCGCAGTCAAGGGCGTCTCGCTGGCGGTCGAGGCCGGGGAAACCGTCGGCCTGCTGGGCGTCAACGGGGCCGGCAAGACGACCCTGATGAACATGATCCTCGGGTTGATCACCCCGAGCGGCGGCAGCATCCGGGCCTTCGGACTCGATATCACCAAGCACCGGATCGAGATTCTCGAGCGGACGAATTTCTGCACCACCTATGCGACGCTGCCGGGAAACCTGAAGGTCCACCACAACCTTGAGGTCTTCGCCAGTCTCTACCGGGTGAAGAAGGGCAAGGAGAAGGTGGCCGAGCTGCTCGAGGTGCTCGAGATCACCCACTTGGCCGACAAGATCACCGGCCGGCTTTCGGCCGGCGAGTCGACCCGGGTCAATCTGGCCAAGGCCCTGCTCAACAACCCGCAGCTCCTGCTGCTCGATGAACCGACGGCCTCGCTGGATCCGGACATCGCCGACAAGGTCCGCAAGCTCGTCCGCCGGATCCAGCGCGAGCGTCATCCGGCGATCCTCTACACCTCCCACAACATGCGGGACATCGAGGAGGTCTGCGACCGCATCCTTTTCCTTCACGAGGGCAAAATCCTCGCCGAGGGGACGGCCGATGAGATCACGAAGAAGTTCGCCGGCCGCGACCTCGATGACGTTTTCATCAAGATCGCGCGCAAGGAGATCGAGGCGCTTCAGGCCTGA
- a CDS encoding MauE/DoxX family redox-associated membrane protein yields the protein MQPKTPFEYGILTGRVLMGTWFAILGADKLFRVGAPAFSRQVAEFGILQDPWNLMVAYFVPWLEVISGLCLLTSFFHRGAVRVMIGLTCVFLFVNGQAMVRGIEADCGCFGKLFTLDGGAKMALLLVQLTILVFLMSVERKLGRKVFRGTKMRLPG from the coding sequence ATGCAGCCGAAGACACCGTTCGAGTATGGGATTCTGACCGGCCGGGTGCTGATGGGCACGTGGTTCGCGATCCTCGGGGCGGACAAGCTGTTCCGCGTAGGGGCTCCTGCCTTTTCCCGCCAAGTGGCGGAATTCGGCATTCTGCAGGACCCGTGGAACCTGATGGTGGCCTACTTCGTGCCGTGGCTGGAGGTGATCTCCGGGCTTTGCCTGCTGACGAGCTTCTTCCATCGCGGAGCCGTGCGGGTGATGATCGGGCTGACATGCGTGTTCCTTTTCGTGAACGGACAGGCGATGGTGCGCGGAATTGAGGCCGACTGCGGGTGCTTCGGAAAGTTGTTCACATTGGACGGGGGGGCCAAGATGGCGCTGCTGCTGGTCCAGCTGACGATTCTGGTTTTCCTGATGTCGGTCGAAAGGAAGCTCGGCCGGAAGGTGTTCCGTGGAACGAAAATGCGGCTCCCGGGCTGA
- a CDS encoding type II toxin-antitoxin system VapC family toxin: MDHLIDTNVLVLFLQDDPRLSRRLSDWIEDPGRNSFISLASLWEISIKSGLGKLRVAYADRLDLPELLEGAGFRLMPIGWPAIRKAGSLPLHHRDPFDRLLVAEAQLRGLPILSLDSKLDAYGIERFHR, encoded by the coding sequence ATGGACCACCTGATCGACACGAATGTCTTGGTCCTGTTCCTGCAGGATGACCCGAGACTGTCGCGCCGTCTTTCGGACTGGATCGAGGACCCCGGGCGCAACTCGTTCATTTCGCTCGCGAGTCTCTGGGAAATCTCCATCAAGAGCGGCCTCGGCAAGCTTCGGGTCGCCTACGCGGATCGTCTCGACCTGCCCGAACTTCTCGAGGGCGCCGGCTTTCGCCTTATGCCGATCGGATGGCCTGCTATTCGCAAAGCCGGCAGCCTGCCACTCCATCACCGAGATCCGTTCGACCGCCTGCTGGTGGCGGAGGCGCAGCTCCGGGGACTGCCCATACTATCCCTCGACTCCAAACTGGACGCCTACGGAATCGAACGGTTCCACCGCTGA
- a CDS encoding sulfatase, whose amino-acid sequence MHPFLTLSVILCGLAFTAIARSAEPIRNVLFIIADDLKANALGAYGNEICQTPNLDRLASRSMVFDLAFCQGTWCAPSRQSLMHSRYIGNRGPTLGKHLIAHGRYSARVGKIFHMRVPGDIIDGTDGRDVPETWTERFNCKGQEAHTPGLYRLLNQNIETRAPENRQSTAMPHRMFVSVESDGDGSAQPDWKAAEKAVEILQARADSPEPFFLAVGFVRPHYPSVAPAEHFRRYPFEKVPAPVVPEGDINDIPKPGRAPTTSEGCGIAKFPDNIRKMRADYYATVTFMDEQLGKVLDELDRRKLRDSTLIIFTSDHGYHLGEHDFWQKSTLHEDVIRVPFLISAPGMKTGRTRSLAELADIYPTVCDLLGVPIPESAQGESLKPVLQDPEAKVRQAAFALNPPKGHAIRTDEWAYMRYRNGEEELYRMSTDPGQIENLASRKELAGTKRELKRMLDEKVAQATK is encoded by the coding sequence ATGCACCCTTTCCTCACCCTCTCCGTCATCCTTTGCGGGTTGGCATTCACCGCCATCGCGCGATCGGCCGAACCGATCCGCAACGTGCTCTTCATCATCGCCGACGACCTCAAGGCGAACGCCCTTGGAGCCTACGGCAACGAGATCTGCCAAACCCCGAACCTCGACCGCCTGGCGAGCCGGTCGATGGTCTTCGATCTGGCATTCTGCCAAGGCACATGGTGCGCGCCGTCCCGCCAGTCGCTGATGCACAGCCGCTACATCGGCAATCGCGGACCCACGCTCGGCAAGCACCTGATCGCCCACGGCCGCTACAGCGCCCGCGTCGGGAAGATTTTCCACATGCGCGTGCCCGGCGACATCATCGATGGCACCGACGGACGCGACGTTCCTGAGACCTGGACGGAGCGATTCAACTGCAAGGGTCAGGAGGCACACACGCCCGGGCTCTACCGGCTGCTGAATCAGAACATCGAGACGCGGGCCCCGGAAAACCGCCAGAGCACCGCAATGCCGCACCGGATGTTCGTCAGCGTCGAGTCCGACGGCGACGGATCCGCCCAGCCGGATTGGAAAGCCGCCGAGAAGGCGGTCGAGATCCTGCAGGCCCGCGCCGACTCCCCCGAGCCGTTCTTCCTCGCGGTCGGATTCGTCCGTCCGCACTACCCGAGCGTGGCACCGGCCGAACACTTCAGGCGTTACCCGTTCGAAAAGGTCCCCGCTCCGGTCGTTCCCGAGGGCGACATCAACGATATCCCCAAGCCCGGCCGCGCCCCGACTACCTCCGAGGGCTGCGGCATCGCGAAATTTCCGGACAACATCCGGAAAATGCGGGCCGACTACTACGCCACGGTGACCTTCATGGACGAGCAACTGGGCAAGGTTCTTGATGAACTCGACCGGCGGAAGCTCCGCGACTCCACCCTGATCATTTTCACCAGCGACCACGGATATCACCTCGGCGAGCATGACTTCTGGCAGAAGTCGACGCTTCACGAAGATGTCATCCGGGTGCCCTTCCTCATTTCCGCCCCGGGCATGAAGACCGGCCGCACCCGCTCGCTGGCCGAGCTCGCCGACATCTATCCGACTGTATGCGACCTACTCGGCGTTCCCATTCCCGAGAGCGCCCAAGGCGAAAGCCTGAAGCCGGTGCTGCAGGATCCCGAAGCCAAGGTCCGGCAGGCGGCGTTCGCGCTGAATCCGCCGAAAGGTCACGCCATCCGCACCGACGAATGGGCCTACATGCGCTACCGGAACGGCGAAGAGGAACTCTACCGGATGTCGACCGATCCTGGGCAAATCGAGAACCTCGCAAGCCGGAAGGAACTGGCCGGCACGAAGCGCGAGCTGAAACGCATGCTCGACGAGAAAGTCGCGCAGGCGACGAAGTGA
- the pyrF gene encoding orotidine-5'-phosphate decarboxylase, translated as MRYAERLQARIEATGSRLCVGIDPRPGDDGIEAVPEFLKRLVGETWEHAAAFKPNMAYFEAMGLRGIEMLGDLLAEMPDEVPVILDAKRSDIGETQKYYAHSYFSHWKVDAVTLNPFLGYDSIEPFLGWEGKGIYLLAVTSNPGSADFQRQQLADGRSVFELVTALGDRAKEEGRQTDVGYVVGLTNASGVLGKVPDAPLLVPGLGAQGGDLASLAEAGRSAPDVINVSRGISYAGDDRSFGERAADWARKISDAYGAPANA; from the coding sequence ATGCGCTACGCCGAACGACTCCAAGCCCGCATCGAAGCCACCGGATCGAGGCTCTGCGTGGGAATCGATCCGCGGCCCGGCGACGACGGGATTGAAGCCGTGCCCGAATTCCTGAAGCGGTTGGTCGGCGAAACGTGGGAGCACGCCGCGGCCTTCAAGCCGAACATGGCTTACTTCGAGGCGATGGGTCTGCGCGGGATCGAGATGCTCGGAGACCTGCTCGCGGAGATGCCCGACGAGGTGCCGGTGATTCTGGACGCCAAGCGGAGCGACATCGGCGAGACCCAGAAATACTATGCCCATAGTTATTTCAGTCACTGGAAGGTCGACGCGGTGACCCTCAACCCGTTCCTCGGGTACGACTCGATCGAGCCGTTCCTCGGGTGGGAAGGGAAGGGGATCTACCTGCTCGCGGTGACCTCGAATCCGGGTTCGGCGGATTTCCAACGGCAGCAGCTGGCCGACGGAAGGTCGGTCTTTGAACTCGTGACCGCGCTCGGTGATCGGGCGAAGGAAGAGGGCCGCCAGACGGATGTCGGCTACGTGGTCGGACTGACCAACGCCTCGGGTGTGCTGGGGAAGGTGCCGGATGCTCCGCTGTTGGTGCCAGGTCTAGGTGCGCAGGGCGGCGATCTCGCTTCGTTGGCGGAGGCCGGTCGGTCGGCGCCGGATGTAATCAATGTTTCCCGCGGGATTTCTTACGCCGGCGATGATCGCAGCTTCGGCGAGCGGGCGGCGGATTGGGCGCGGAAGATTTCGGACGCATACGGCGCGCCGGCAAACGCTTGA